GCACGGAGGCGATTGTCGGTGCGCTGAGCCTTGTCAACGCGGAGGACCCGCTGAAGCCCCTCATCGACAACATCGTGAACGGCAACATCCAGGGGGTCGCCCTCTTCGCAGGTTGCAACAACCCGCAGGTGCCGCAGGACAGCGCCTTCGTCACCATCGCGAAGAAGCTCGCGGCGAACAACGTCCTTCTCCTCGCCACCGGGTGCGGCGCGGGGGCGCTTGCCAAGCACGGCCTGATGAACCAGGAGGCGACGGAGAAGTTTGCCGGTGAAGGGCTGAAAGCGGTCCTTACCGCCGTCGGCAACGCCGCCGGCCTGAACGGCCCTCTGCCGCTGGTGCTGCACATGGGCTCCTGCGTAGACAACAGCCGTGCGGTCGAGGTTGCGGTCGCCGTCGCCAACAAGCTGGGGGTCGATCTCGACGCCCTGCCGCTGGTGGCATCCGCCTCCGAGGCGATGAGCGAGAAGGCAGTGGCGATCGGCACCTGGAGCGTGGCGCTCGGCATCCCGACTCACCTCGGGACCATGCCGCAGGTAACCGGCTCCCCGGTGGTAACCGAGCTCCTCACCGCGACCGCGAAGGATCTTTTCGGCGGGTACTTCCTCGTCGAGCTCGATCCGGAGGCAGCCGCCGACAAGCTGCTGCAGGTGATCCAGGGGCGGCGCAAGGCGCTGGGGATCTAGGAACAGGATTTAGGAAACACCCTGAAGGACGCAGGAATCAGCAACAACCGGCCTCACGTTCCCTCCCCTTCAAGGGGAGGGACAGGGTGGGGATGGGGGCAATCCCCAGGGAGAACAAGCACGATGTGTCAAGGGCACGATCACGATCATGAGCACCATCATCACCATCACCACGAGGAGAGCTGCAGCTCCTCCGGGAAAGGGGTAAAGATAGCGATCACCGGGAAGGGCGGGGTGGGGAAAACGACGCTTGCGGCGCTTTTGGCGCGCTCCTTTGCCGATCACGGCGGGCGGGTGCTGGCGGTGGACGCCGATCCCGACGCCAATCTCGCCACTGCGCTCGGGATCTCCGCAGCCGCTCTTACCGAGGTGCAGCCGATCTCGCGGATGAAGGATCTCGCGAAGGAGCGCACCGGCGCCCAGGAAGGGTACGGGTCCTTTTTCAAGCTGAACCCGCAGGTGAACGATCTCCCCGACACCTTCAGCGTCGAGCACGACGGAGTCCGCCTCTTGCAGATGGGGACGGTGGAGCAGGGGGGGACGGGGTGCGTCTGCCCGGAACACACCCTGGTGAAGCGGTTGATGAAGCATCTTCTTCTGGAGCGTGACGACGTCGTCATCATGGACATGGAGGCGGGTATCGAGCATCTCGGGCGTGGAACGGCCGAGTCGGTGGACGGCGTCATCGTCGTAGTCGAACCTGGGCAGCGCAGCGTACAGACCGCTCAGCAGATCACCCGCCTTGCCTCCGACATCGGGATCAGGAAAGTGTTCGTGGTGGGGAGCAAGGTCCAGAACGAGAAGGACAGGGAGTTTATAGAGGCGGCGCTCCCGGAGCACGAGCTGCTGGGCTTCATCTCCTACAGTGACGAGATAAAGCGCGCCGACATGGGTGAAGGGAGCGTCTCCGGGCAGAGCGCCCGCGAGGCGTGCGCCATACGCGAGAGGCTGATGGCACAGGTGGTTGCGGGGTGAGTCGGACAGGTCGGACCGCAAGATCCCCCTCCCTTGACGGGAGGGGGACAGGGGGTGGGTGAAGCTGCCATCTGCTGAAATGGTGGCGCCTTCCCCCCCACCCTGTCCCTCCCCCGCAAGGGGGGAGGGGACGTGCGAGCCTACTCCTCGATCCGCACAATCTCCGCGTCGACCTTTCCGTCGACCACCTCCACCCGCGCGACGGTGACGGGGAGGTGGAACCTTCGGGGGCCGGCGCTGCCGGGGTTCAGGTAGAGCACCCCCTCCTTCCTGGTGACAGCCGCCTTGTGGGAGTGCCCGCTGATGACGCACCGGACCCCCTCCGGCAGCGCCTCCAGATCGTGCACGTTGTGTATCACCAGGAAGCGTGCTCCTCCCGCCTCAAACTCCTCTACATCCTTCAGTTTCTCCGACCAGGCTCCCTTGTCGCAGTTACCCCGTATGGCCACAAGTGGCGCCATTTCCCGCAGCGCCTCCAGCACGGCCTGGGAACAGACGTCCCCTCCGTGCACGATGAGGTCGCTGCCGCGCAACGCCTCCAGCGCGGCGGGGCGCATCACCTTGTGCGTGTCGGATATCACCCCGATCTTCATGGCTCCTCCCTTCTCACTTCCCCTTCGGGGCGTGCCCGTGCTTGCCATGCATCTTGTCCGCCACGAGTGACACAACGATCGAAAGAACGAGCGTCCCGATGATCACGCCGAGGGAGACGTGCAGCGCGATGGGGTACAGGTCGCTCACGATCATCTTCACCCCGACAAAAGCGAGGATGAAGGAGACCCCGAGCTTCAGGTACCTGAACATGTCCACCACATGGGCGAGGAGGTAGTACAGGGAGCGCAGTCCCATGATGGCGAAGACGTTGGAGCTGTACACGATGAAGGGATCTCGTGTGACCGCAAGGACCGCCGGGATCGAATCGACCGCGAAGATGACGTCGCTCGACTCGACCACCAGAA
The DNA window shown above is from Geomonas sp. RF6 and carries:
- a CDS encoding ATP-binding protein; the encoded protein is MCQGHDHDHEHHHHHHHEESCSSSGKGVKIAITGKGGVGKTTLAALLARSFADHGGRVLAVDADPDANLATALGISAAALTEVQPISRMKDLAKERTGAQEGYGSFFKLNPQVNDLPDTFSVEHDGVRLLQMGTVEQGGTGCVCPEHTLVKRLMKHLLLERDDVVIMDMEAGIEHLGRGTAESVDGVIVVVEPGQRSVQTAQQITRLASDIGIRKVFVVGSKVQNEKDREFIEAALPEHELLGFISYSDEIKRADMGEGSVSGQSAREACAIRERLMAQVVAG
- a CDS encoding metallophosphoesterase family protein, which encodes MKIGVISDTHKVMRPAALEALRGSDLIVHGGDVCSQAVLEALREMAPLVAIRGNCDKGAWSEKLKDVEEFEAGGARFLVIHNVHDLEALPEGVRCVISGHSHKAAVTRKEGVLYLNPGSAGPRRFHLPVTVARVEVVDGKVDAEIVRIEE